A single region of the Zonotrichia leucophrys gambelii isolate GWCS_2022_RI chromosome 9, RI_Zleu_2.0, whole genome shotgun sequence genome encodes:
- the C9H3orf70 gene encoding UPF0524 protein C3orf70 homolog has protein sequence MSGAAAAKSEKLDEAQALARSCAGRPDFQPCDGLSLCATHSHGRCFRLHWCCHLGWCHCKYVYQPMTPVEQLPSTEIPVRPRESPNTIQISVSLTEHFLKFAPAFQPPLPPEAPQFCTIADLFIDNYRVKCINGKMCYVQRQPPAPHRAKPDEGSVRNALITKESNTPKPEHCSSPSSSEDSGINAVGVHYMESCDEDTEGVAELSSEEDYSPDSSWEPDECPLLSPSQCEMEVIETIETTV, from the exons atgagcggggcggcggcggcgaagAGCGAGAAGCTGGACGAGGCTCAGGCGCTCGCCCGCAGCTGCGCGGGCAGACCCGACTTCCAGCCCTGCGACGGGCTCTCGCTCTGCGCCACCCACAGCCACGGCCGCTGCTTCCGCCTGCACTGGTGCTGCCACCTGGGATGGTGCCACT gTAAATACGTCTACCAGCCCATGACCCCCgtggagcagctccccagcaccgAGATCCCCGTCCGGCCCCGGGAGTCCCCCAACACCATCCAGATCTCGGTGTCGCTCACCGAGCACTTCCTCAAGTTCGCTCCCGCCTTCcagccgccgctgccgcccgaGGCGCCGCAGTTCTGCACCATCGCCGACCTCTTCATCGACAACTACCGCGTCAAGTGCATCAACGGCAAGATGTGCTACGTGCAGCGCCAGCCGCCCGCCCCGCACAGGGCAAAGCCCGACGAGGGCTCCGTCCGCAACGCCTTAATCACAAAGGAGAGCAATACACCAAAACCAGAGCACTGCTCGTCCCCGTCCAGCTCGGAGGACTCCGGCATCAACGCCGTGGGGGTTCACTACATGGAGTCGTGTGACGAGGACACGGAGGGGGTGGCCGAGCTGAGCTCAGAGGAAGATTACAGCCCGGATAGCAGCTGGGAGCCGGACGAATGCCCGCTCCTGTCGCCCTCGCAGTGCGAGATGGAAGTGATTGAGACTATAGAAACCACTGTGTGA